From the Gossypium hirsutum isolate 1008001.06 chromosome A02, Gossypium_hirsutum_v2.1, whole genome shotgun sequence genome, the window AGGCTCTTGCCACGCATGTAGAAAAAATCCCTCTTTTATGACATGCGAAGAAAcccaacaaaataatttttatcattgTTCATCTTGCAACTTCGGCCTTCATTTAGAGTGTGCTTCACCACCTCTCACCATTAAAGAAAAAATTCATGAGCACCCTTTCTCTTTGTTTTGGAGACAAGCCTCGTTCATTTGTGATGCATGTGGTCTTGAGGGAAACTTCGTTTCCTATATATGTTCTACATGCAACCTTTTAGTCCATAAAAAATGCATTTCCCTACCACCCATAATCAGAATCCCACGACATAAACACCCAATTTTTCACAAATATTTTCTTCAAGATCATCAATTTAAGGATTGTGATTGTAGAATTTGTGATGATAAGGTGAATATAAAGTATGGGAGTTACTCTTGCTTCAATTGCAAGTTTGTCGTCCATGTGAAATGTGCTTTAGAGAAAAAGGGTTGGTACAAGGAAGTTGAGCCAAAAGATATAGATGGGAAGTTGGCAATAGTTCCCAAAATGTCTGCTAACCCCATCGATTGTGTCATTGAGAAAAATGAAGATGGagaaatgacaaaaataaaacatttcgGCCATGAACATAATCTAATATTAAGCAAAAACCTCATTGAGGGACATTGTGATGGGGCCAGTCTCATGGATAAATATTGTGATGGGTGTGTGCTACCCATCTCGAATCCATTTTATTATTGCTCACAATGTGATTTCCTTCTCCACAAATCTTGTGCTAAATCGCTTAAGCAGCAACAGTTGTGGTTTCATATATGTCAAAGGTTCCTCATCCTTCTTGTGGGCTACATATTCAGATGTGGCCTTTGTCAAAGTGAGTGCAACGGCTTTTCCTATATGTGCAAGAAATGTGATGTTCATTATTGCCTTTATTGTGCAACAAGGGACTACAGAATCAAGCATCAAGGGCATAAGCACCCACTTTTCTTTGATCGTAAACATGAAGGGCGGTGCGATGCTTGCAATGTTAAAGTACGTGGTCTCTACAAATGTAAGCAATGCTCTTTCAATTTACATATCAAATGTTTAAGACTACCACTCACAGCTTGGCACAAGTTTGACAAACATCAACTTGCACTCACTTACAAAGAGGGTAATGAGTACTCAGAATATCAATTCTGTGAcatttgtgaagaaaaaagagACCCAAGTCATTGTTTTTATCATTGTGCAACTTGTGATATTTCTGCTCATCCATATTGTGCTCTTGGAAAGTATCCATTTATCAAACCAGGAAGCATTTACAATGAATTAGAGGATCACCCACATCCTCTAACTTTTTTAAGGAAGATTTTTTCTGGTCCTAGATGCCACAAATGTGGTCAACCATGTCGAGATTTGGTTCTTGAATGTGCAGATTCTTCATGTGATTATATTGTGCATTGGGACTGTGTAAAGCCTGCTTACCTTCGTAGCAAAAAAACTGCACGTCATAAAACTGAAACATATGAAATCGTTCCAGAGACCACCGAGGGCTCGTCTTGCATAATCTTGGTACAATCCTTTGCTAATTTCTCATTCCAATATTTTTTgcttttctaatttaatatgatCCTTTCAAATACTTACGATTGAAAACTTTCCTATAACCTATTTTTCTCCTTTATTCCTTCCctataaaatattgtttttttttaaaaattatgaagttCTTATCTATTTATCAAGCTCATGGACATTTCTATGTATTAATCTGATTTATTGGAAAATTGTacagtgaagaagaagaagaaggaggaggaggagaagaagaaggaggaggaggaggaatataatgtttattaaatgtCATAATTATTGCAATGCATATATTGTGTGTTCATTCGTGGATTCATACAATTTAACAATAATGCCTGTGGGGAAGTTGTTGCTGCCCCTTCCATGTTCTGTTgtaattaacttattttattgtttagtCATCGAGTTGGGTCTTGTACAGGTTTCAATTaagttgaatttgattttttgaatCTAAAATATTTGACAAAATAAAAGTATTGATCGACTTGGATATTATGTTTCTCAATAGAATACTTTGAGATAATTtgataagtttgaaagtttttttatttcttggtGATTAAAGTGTTATTTTGTAgagataaatatcatatttatttaagagAATGTTTTAGAACTATTGAAAGAtagatttataaaaaattttacttgataaataCTCAGGGATAATTAACAAGATAATTTTagctattaaatataagtttaaatcCCATCAATATACTGTTATTAATCACATTGGGGAGCCTACAAATAGACTATTGATTAACGCTATTCTTCTTTTGTGTGGGGTGTCTCCGACACGTCCTTGTGTTGGGATTTGTACAATTTGGGTCGATAGTTGCAATTAATTTTTTGTGTaaaagtaaatttagcttaagcCAATAGTTGATTTAGATAATTggtgaataaaattattttttaattgaaactCTGTAGATTTAAAATAGGAGAATCTAAATTACGTTAACAAATATCATTTGTCgattctctcttttattttttcggctcaattatattttgaatttgttttgtaaagtctcttaattttatttatatattgttcCATCAGAAGTTAAaaggaaattatttttttaaacgcttgtaaactaaattttattgttccaccaatagtaggtacATCAATGCTCAAAACGTAATTCAAACTAAAAGGTTTTTTTCAATGTCCATTCCTCACTTTTACGTCAATTGTCATGTTAGCAATCAATCaacttataaataattttaaaattatatttatctttaattagttttaaaattatttattaatttactgatgatatgtgatatggaACCCCAATATTTAAACttctattttgatttttgaattacTTAAATTCCAGTATAAATGAAGAAAATTAAGATTCTCTTTgaaccttaaaaaaaattaatacttggCTAAATTTTACTAAttctcaataaaaattaaaatatgaaaagtataaTGAGGTTTAtaccttttattaatttaattttattcattttataccttttattattttaattttattcgttttttaactaaatttgacCATCACCTttttaaaaagatttgaatttaaccattaatttttcaaaaaaaagtttaaatttttaaacaaaaattgaCTAAAACGTTAAATTTGTAAACATGACAATTCGAATAGTAATCTACATGTATTTCAtgctaattattattttttaaaattttaaatattatatttttataatttttaaaatatttgttaatgtaacatataaaacaaatagtaCTATGTTAATATGAAGTACATGCGGATTGTTGGGTTGTCAAGCcaaaattgttcaaaaattattattttaattaatatttttattaaaataaagcgttttaactctttttaaaaagttaattattaaatttaattaaaaaaagaataataacagAATTGAAAAAAGAGTTAAACGATGAGGATTAAATTTGTCTTTATGTCTATTCTATAGATAGACTTTGGGCATTGTTTCTCAatgcttttcaaaaatatttttggagtTAAAAGTGCTTTAAGAGCAAAAAATAATACTACACAAATATCcttttgttaagaaatggcttaaaattggtagtggattgttgttgttggtagtgggttgttggtggtagtggattagtggatggttgttggtgtccattttcaaccacaaatctttgccaaagttttggacaattatgtccttgaactctcttataaatagagaggttcattagccatattcatcatcccaaaccaagagagagcaaagcttgttctttgaaagctaggattttagctttcgggttttctataggggttgagagttgtgaggttctcgggttgtgtcttgagtgtaaaacacttgtaatcttcatcttgttatagtgaaatttcttttcgcctctgcccgtggacgtaggcattaaagccgaaccacgtaaatccttgtgttcactttatttttcgttccggtcaatttacttgtagtcatatcggagttctcgaatcgatcctttccgcaacaaattggtatcagagcgtagttgaaggagtgataatattttctgaattgccctgtgactgcagctttgtctgatctttcacatcaggaagaaaatattatcattcattcaaaggttccaaattatggctacaagtgtttcatcgactaagtatgatgtcgagaaatttaccgggaaaaatagtttcagtttatggcgcatcaagatgcgggcagtgctggttcaacaaggattgctaaaagcattgtctggtaaagataaattaccaagcacgctttcggaagagcaaaaggatgacatgctagaaagagcacatagtgctattctgctatgtctaggagatgaagtgctacgagaagtagcggatgagaaaaccgcgtccggtttgtggctccggttagagagcaagtacatgacgaagtcattgacgaaccggctctacctcaagcaaagactctatgccctgaagatggaggaaggtacacctgtttcccagcacctggataaattcaattccattatcatggatttgaataatatcgataacaaaatcgatgatgaggaccaagcaataattgttttgtgttctttgcctccctcgtatgagaattttgttgatacaatgatgtacggtcgtgatgacctgactctagaggaggtgaaaaatgccttaagttccagtgagttgaggaagaaaatcactggtaaggtggtcgaaaacaatgaaggcgaaggcttggttgctcgaggaagatccaaggcaaagggtggaagttcaagtaaaagccatcctagatcgcagtccaagaagagaatacagtgctactactgtaagaagtacgggcacatgaaggtagattgtccgaaaaagaaggagaaatcagaatcacaggagcaacaaaatgatcgtgcgaatgtagctgatgcagattcttcaagtgatgccgagatcgttcttgcagtatccgactcttacgctggtgggagatggattcttgatacgggagctacatttcatataagtacttcgaaagatgcattctcaacatacgagaagcattctggttcagtactaatgggaaatgaccacgcatgtcaagtcatggggattggcacagttcgtataaagatgtttgacggtattgttagaactctaactgatgttcggcacattccagaaatgaagaaaaatttgatctctttgagtacgttggacaagaaaggctttcggtactctgctgaaggtggagttctcaaggtattctcgggtgctttgactgtgatacgtggtaatttggagcggggcctttacttcctcgatggttcctcggttacaggtgttgcgggagtgtcatcatcagatgatctagattctgacaccacgaagttatggcatatgcggctcgggcatatgagcgagagaggcttatcggtgctaagcaaacgaggattattgtctgggcagtgtacaggaaagttgaatttctgtgagcactgcgtcttcggtaagcagactcgggtaaagttcagcactgggattcacaagacaaaaggcacagtggattacttccattctgacctttgggggccttctccgacaatttctaaaggtggttacagatatctgcttacctttatcgatgattactcgagaaaggtttgggtgtattttctgaagagcaagtatgaggttctcatcaacttcaagcaatttaaagctttgatcgaaaatcaaacaggaaagaagatcaagcgattccggacggataatggcttggagttttgctcaggtgaattcaatgagttctgcaaaaatgaaggaatagtgagacaccgcactgttcgtcgaacaccacaacaaaatggagttgcagaacgcatgaatagaactctcttggagcgagctcgttgcatgcgatcaaatgctgggctcggtgaagaattttgggctgaagctgttaatactgcttgttatttggttaacagatctccgtcaacagctattgagctgaagactcctgaggaagtatggtctggttctcctgctgattactctggtttaagagtgtttggctgccctgcgtatgctcatgtaaatgagggaaaactcaaaccgagggcgaagaaatgcatatttcttggatacggccaaggggtgaaaggatacaggttgtggtgtcctgatccggtttcgtccaagttcatcatcagcagagatgtgacttttgatgagtcatccatgcttcgatccaccacaaattcccgggaaaaggaggagtcagatagaatgggagatcacggtgttgagaagcaggtggagtgtcaggtggacgctccaattcctacggaaggtactt encodes:
- the LOC107923771 gene encoding uncharacterized protein, whose protein sequence is MDMEIGSQHFGHQHPVEFKDVLSDETKEAICLRCGEMVFGSSFSFMECEFYLHKKCAEAPSKIDHPFHRNHPLVLLPKPKYKRCFCNFCGKTCEKSVYHCSCKLDFHIKCALFSLNMAEKKLEELKHITVKVPLLFTEDDNKELEKLYCFMCWEPLLESMYFSLDCGFNLHKKCVELPHEIKYPIHKRHPLILQFNVDHFSCKICLQEPSGMGIVYSCSPCRFSVHIKCAEFPPILNLPCHRNHPLFLPVKRGGSCHACRKNPSFMTCEETQQNNFYHCSSCNFGLHLECASPPLTIKEKIHEHPFSLFWRQASFICDACGLEGNFVSYICSTCNLLVHKKCISLPPIIRIPRHKHPIFHKYFLQDHQFKDCDCRICDDKVNIKYGSYSCFNCKFVVHVKCALEKKGWYKEVEPKDIDGKLAIVPKMSANPIDCVIEKNEDGEMTKIKHFGHEHNLILSKNLIEGHCDGASLMDKYCDGCVLPISNPFYYCSQCDFLLHKSCAKSLKQQQLWFHICQRFLILLVGYIFRCGLCQSECNGFSYMCKKCDVHYCLYCATRDYRIKHQGHKHPLFFDRKHEGRCDACNVKVRGLYKCKQCSFNLHIKCLRLPLTAWHKFDKHQLALTYKEGNEYSEYQFCDICEEKRDPSHCFYHCATCDISAHPYCALGKYPFIKPGSIYNELEDHPHPLTFLRKIFSGPRCHKCGQPCRDLVLECADSSCDYIVHWDCVKPAYLRSKKTARHKTETYEIVPETTEGSSCIIL